The following is a genomic window from Phycisphaerae bacterium.
ATAAGTAGAGCAAACCACCAGGGTTTGCTCTACATAATACTCATCGGGGCCCGACAAACAAGCGTTCTGGCTTGAAAACACTGCAAGACGTTCAGCCGCAAAAGCATTCTCAGAAGCACCAGCAACCGGGATCCCGGCCGCCTCCAGGTGCTGTCAGAGTCTCCGCCAACCCGAAGCGGTCCGAAGCCAGCGTCGCGAGGTGATGCCCAGCCCGTCACGCTGATGCTCCCCCATTTGTGCTGCCGCGTATGCGGGTCAGATCTCTGCTTCCGGCCTTGAGGCCATGTTGGTACAATGCTGCCATCGCTGGCGCGTGCAGTTCCGGCGGCTGCGACGGCCAGAGGGAAAGTCGATAGCCTACTCATTTCATTTCGTTTTCGAGCGGGATATCAGGCCGGCGACCGCCGCATCTCACTGGAACTGCCTCTCGAATTTCACCGGGAACGTGGAGCTGCGGGCCCAAAGGCGCCCGCGGGCCCACAAGCCCGTTAGGTGCTTCTGCTCGCGGCCGTCTCCTGGTCCTGCGTGTGGGCGCTGTAAGCCAACTCCCCACACGACGAGGAAGCTGTACATGCCCTGAGACCCCCGCGCAGCACTGGAGGATGCTCCAGCCGGTCCAAGGTCGCTGGACGCGTTCCTCTCATGCCAAGAGGTAATGGACTCCACGTGACTGCGTTCGCGGAAGGAGGCTGGCTCTGTCGGAGGGTGACGCCGATGAGCGATGTCACGACCATCCTCTCCAGCATCGAGCAAGGCGATCCCTCGGCCGCCGAGCAGCTCTTGCCCCTGGTTTACGACGAGCTGCGGAAGCTGGCGGCCCGGAGGCTGGCCCAAGAAAGGCCCGGCCAGACGCTGCAGGCCACCGCACTGGTCCACGAAGCCTACATCCGGCTGGTGGATGTTGAGAAGGTCCGGCACTGGAACAGCCGGGGGCACTTCTTCGTCGCGGCGGCAGAGGCCATGCGTCGGATTCTGGTGGACCAAGCCCGGAAGAAGCGTAGTCAGAGGCGGGGCGGCGGCCTGCAAAAACAGCCGATCGGCGACATCGAGATTGCGTCCCCGGAGCCGTCAACTGATCTGCTGGCCCTCCATGAGGCGCTGGGGCGCTTTGAGCAGACTGACCAGGTCGCAGCCGATCTCGTCAAACTCCGCTACTACGCTGGCCTGACGATCCCCCAGGCGGCAGAGGCCCTCGGGATCTCCTCCACAACTGCTGACCGCTATTGGGCTTACGCTCGCGCCTGGCTGCACACGGAGTTGAAGAAGGGCGATCACCGCACCGTCCAATAGAAAAACCTCGTGGACTTGCCC
Proteins encoded in this region:
- a CDS encoding sigma-70 family RNA polymerase sigma factor produces the protein MSDVTTILSSIEQGDPSAAEQLLPLVYDELRKLAARRLAQERPGQTLQATALVHEAYIRLVDVEKVRHWNSRGHFFVAAAEAMRRILVDQARKKRSQRRGGGLQKQPIGDIEIASPEPSTDLLALHEALGRFEQTDQVAADLVKLRYYAGLTIPQAAEALGISSTTADRYWAYARAWLHTELKKGDHRTVQ